Proteins encoded in a region of the Atopobium sp. oral taxon 416 genome:
- a CDS encoding transcriptional regulator GutM produces MVGIALIVVLAVAAQLLLTYRQMLNFARAFSDMRKRGKVVCGRKSGGFNAGAIVMFLVDDGGCIQEGKCLEGVTSFARVKPLPGFEGRLVTSLTREDGPKRGHRNLCRALEDAAHTYQIYTNGEPLPETLSPLRRAGAALQALVPYGLGHSKTKSMQ; encoded by the coding sequence ATGGTTGGAATCGCTCTAATTGTAGTCCTGGCCGTTGCCGCGCAGCTTCTGCTCACCTATCGCCAGATGCTGAACTTCGCGCGTGCATTCTCGGACATGAGGAAGCGGGGCAAGGTCGTCTGTGGACGCAAGAGTGGGGGCTTCAACGCAGGCGCCATCGTCATGTTTTTAGTGGATGACGGCGGGTGCATCCAAGAGGGGAAGTGTTTGGAGGGCGTGACATCGTTTGCGCGCGTCAAGCCGCTTCCCGGCTTTGAGGGACGGCTGGTCACAAGCCTCACGCGGGAGGATGGTCCCAAGAGGGGGCATCGCAACCTCTGCAGGGCCCTGGAAGACGCGGCTCATACGTATCAGATCTACACGAATGGCGAGCCACTGCCTGAGACCCTCTCACCCCTCAGGCGTGCGGGCGCGGCCCTTCAAGCGCTGGTGCCGTACGGTCTAGGGCACAGCAAGACAAAGAGCATGCAATAG
- a CDS encoding transposase yields the protein MPGASCVANANLTHLKSLLCDASRGRYGREKAIEIRNAARSSVGSEMSVRSIELKQTIRQIDALTADIEKVEASIRKIMDKSSSPIMTIPGINYRMGAMILAEIGDFNRFDNADQILAYAGMSPSTYQSGQLTSTYAHMEKRGSKYLRFALFNAAIYVSKWDERFGLYLARKRAEDKHFYVALSHVAKKLVRTIYRMELTHSEYQAA from the coding sequence ATGCCCGGTGCGTCATGTGTTGCCAATGCCAACCTCACACATCTGAAGTCCCTGCTCTGTGATGCCTCCCGTGGCCGGTATGGCCGAGAGAAGGCGATCGAGATCCGGAATGCGGCCAGATCCTCTGTCGGATCAGAGATGTCTGTAAGATCCATAGAACTCAAGCAGACGATCCGCCAGATCGATGCCCTGACTGCCGACATCGAAAAAGTAGAAGCTTCCATTCGAAAGATTATGGACAAGAGTAGCTCTCCGATCATGACAATTCCCGGCATCAACTACCGGATGGGAGCCATGATCCTGGCCGAGATTGGCGATTTCAACCGCTTTGACAATGCGGACCAGATCCTTGCCTATGCAGGCATGTCGCCATCTACCTACCAGTCCGGGCAGTTGACATCCACCTATGCCCATATGGAGAAACGAGGCTCCAAATACCTCCGCTTCGCCCTCTTCAACGCCGCTATATACGTCTCCAAGTGGGACGAGCGGTTTGGCCTGTATCTGGCCAGAAAGCGTGCTGAGGACAAGCACTTCTATGTCGCCCTGTCGCACGTGGCAAAGAAGCTAGTCAGAACCATCTACCGGATGGAGCTGACCCATAGCGAATACCAGGCAGCGTAA
- a CDS encoding PTS glucitol/sorbitol transporter subunit IIC encodes MDVVSGISAAGSWFINLFQLGGNQFTSWVTSIIPLIVVLLVFMNSLVAFIGKERVNKFAVHAGGNPVTRYFVLPFISAIMLCNPMALSMGKFLPEFYKPAYYAAASYHCHTNSGIFAHINPQEIFIYLGIASGITALGLDTSQLAVRYMLVGFVANFISGWSTEFTTKIVEQQMHVRLARTFDEHNVHTDTIGDGVEAA; translated from the coding sequence ATGGATGTAGTATCTGGAATCTCTGCCGCCGGCTCATGGTTCATCAACCTGTTCCAGCTTGGCGGCAATCAGTTCACGTCGTGGGTGACCAGCATCATTCCCCTCATCGTGGTGCTGCTGGTCTTCATGAACTCCCTCGTGGCGTTTATCGGGAAGGAGCGCGTCAACAAGTTTGCGGTCCATGCGGGAGGCAACCCTGTCACGCGCTACTTCGTGCTGCCCTTCATCTCGGCGATCATGCTTTGCAACCCTATGGCGCTCTCCATGGGCAAGTTCCTCCCGGAGTTCTACAAGCCGGCCTACTATGCTGCCGCCTCGTACCACTGTCATACCAACAGCGGCATCTTTGCCCACATCAACCCCCAGGAGATTTTCATTTATCTGGGTATCGCCTCGGGCATCACCGCACTGGGCCTTGACACCTCGCAGCTTGCCGTGCGCTACATGCTCGTGGGTTTCGTCGCCAACTTCATCTCCGGTTGGTCGACCGAGTTCACGACGAAGATTGTCGAGCAGCAGATGCACGTGCGTCTGGCGCGGACCTTTGACGAACACAACGTTCATACTGACACCATCGGTGATGGTGTCGAGGCAGCATAG
- a CDS encoding transposase, with product MIYVGIDVAKDKHDCCILGPDAEELFPVFTIRNNREGYDELFRRIETASKDLSQIKVGLEATGHYSYNILGSLLDRGYRTFVINPLHTNLYRKGQRLRKTKTDKVDARAIAEMLVTDKTLRPYTDTSYPSEELKSLTRYRFDLIQRRATLKTSITRLVNIVFPKLEGLVPTLHMNTV from the coding sequence ATGATCTACGTTGGAATCGATGTCGCCAAGGACAAGCACGACTGCTGCATTCTTGGTCCGGACGCTGAAGAACTGTTCCCGGTCTTTACCATCCGGAACAATCGCGAAGGCTATGATGAGCTGTTCAGAAGAATCGAGACGGCCTCAAAAGACCTGTCCCAGATAAAAGTAGGGCTCGAGGCTACCGGCCACTATTCCTACAACATCTTGGGCTCGCTTCTTGATCGAGGCTACCGCACCTTTGTAATCAATCCACTTCACACAAATCTTTACAGAAAAGGTCAGCGCCTTAGAAAGACGAAAACGGATAAAGTCGATGCCCGCGCCATTGCCGAAATGCTTGTGACTGATAAGACCCTCAGGCCCTACACGGATACATCTTACCCCAGCGAAGAGCTGAAGTCATTGACCAGATACCGCTTTGATCTCATCCAGAGGAGAGCGACGCTGAAGACATCCATCACCAGGCTGGTGAACATCGTATTCCCCAAACTGGAAGGCCTCGTCCCAACGCTTCACATGAACACCGTCTAG
- a CDS encoding PTS glucitol/sorbitol transporter subunit IIA: MRVIYENKVLAVGEHVQDFRVANMLIIFGASAPAELKDYCYLVNVNPIDGDIAAGDILRVDDGFFKITSVGAEVPVTLKGLGHCTISFTGETAASMAGTIYVEKSKVPALQVGSVIQIIKYK, encoded by the coding sequence ATGAGGGTCATCTACGAGAACAAGGTGTTGGCGGTCGGCGAGCACGTCCAGGACTTCCGTGTCGCCAACATGCTCATCATCTTTGGTGCTAGCGCACCGGCAGAGCTCAAGGACTACTGCTACCTGGTAAACGTCAATCCCATTGACGGTGACATTGCAGCTGGTGACATCCTGAGGGTAGATGACGGTTTCTTCAAGATCACGTCGGTGGGTGCCGAGGTGCCCGTCACCCTCAAGGGGCTGGGGCACTGTACAATCAGCTTCACGGGCGAGACGGCCGCCAGCATGGCCGGGACCATCTACGTCGAAAAGAGCAAGGTTCCCGCCCTGCAGGTAGGAAGCGTCATCCAAATTATCAAGTACAAATAG
- a CDS encoding PTS glucitol/sorbitol transporter subunit IIB gives MAELHAIKVVAGSGGWGGPLVIKPTPERNKVMYIVGGGAEPECLQTILSLSGMEAVNGFKTSCPEEQIACVIIDCGGTLRCGIYPQKSIPTINVMPTGKSGPLAQYIRKDIYVSAVTSSCVSLASEVEAGHSTSNSVSGSSEVAAPEPTAKIASATDQVKKAQADKDYMANTPQKENGWLSAIGMGVGKFINTLYQAGRDAIQTCITTLLPFMAFVAMLMGIINGTGLGDLIANVLTPLAGNPVGLMVLGIIVSIPGLSALLGPGAVIAQIIGTLIGTEIGKGAIAPQMSLPALFAINNQCACDFIPVGLGLAEAETETIEVGVLSVMYSRFLTGWIRVGIAFLASISLYS, from the coding sequence ATGGCAGAGCTTCATGCTATCAAGGTTGTTGCCGGCAGCGGCGGTTGGGGCGGTCCCCTGGTCATCAAGCCCACGCCCGAGCGCAACAAGGTCATGTACATCGTCGGTGGTGGGGCGGAGCCCGAGTGCCTTCAGACGATCCTCAGCCTCTCGGGCATGGAGGCCGTCAACGGCTTCAAGACCTCGTGCCCCGAGGAGCAGATTGCCTGTGTCATCATTGACTGTGGTGGGACCCTGCGCTGCGGCATCTATCCGCAGAAGAGTATCCCCACCATCAACGTGATGCCGACGGGGAAGTCTGGCCCGCTGGCGCAGTACATCCGTAAGGACATCTATGTCTCGGCTGTGACTTCAAGCTGCGTCTCGCTGGCCAGCGAGGTTGAGGCTGGACATTCGACATCCAATTCCGTGTCCGGTTCTTCTGAGGTGGCTGCCCCAGAGCCCACGGCCAAGATAGCCTCCGCGACCGACCAGGTCAAGAAGGCGCAGGCCGACAAAGACTACATGGCCAACACGCCGCAGAAGGAGAACGGCTGGCTATCTGCCATTGGTATGGGTGTCGGCAAGTTCATCAACACGCTCTACCAGGCCGGCCGCGACGCCATCCAGACCTGCATCACTACGCTACTACCCTTCATGGCATTCGTCGCCATGCTCATGGGCATCATCAACGGCACGGGCCTCGGCGACCTCATCGCCAACGTCCTGACGCCACTCGCGGGCAACCCCGTTGGTCTCATGGTGCTCGGCATCATCGTGTCCATTCCCGGTCTGTCCGCCCTACTCGGCCCTGGCGCGGTCATTGCCCAAATCATTGGCACGCTTATCGGTACCGAGATTGGTAAGGGCGCCATTGCCCCACAGATGTCGCTGCCGGCCCTGTTTGCCATCAATAACCAGTGCGCCTGCGACTTCATCCCTGTCGGCCTGGGGCTGGCTGAGGCGGAAACCGAGACTATCGAGGTTGGCGTCCTGTCAGTTATGTACTCTCGCTTCTTAACGGGGTGGATTCGTGTAGGCATCGCCTTCCTGGCATCAATCAGCCTGTACAGCTAA
- a CDS encoding IS110 family transposase — MDVHSSNYTLCAMEPVVGAEDRVFANIQVPPDYKNVLQFIENLKKKLGLTDTYSVECGYEAGCLGYSLYHQLTNAGVKCVILAPSTMLAPQGKRVKTDARDANMIAQCLCYGGYHAVHVPTDKDDSVKEYLRMRDDHKLALKKIKQQINAFCLRHGFFYDGNKWTIKHWNWLKTLEVDDLLRETLDEYLASYKEHSSKIERFDKRIEELAGDDDYKESVKKLGCVVGIKTHTAPSLIVETGDFSRFAKGNTYAAFLGLAPGESSSGTKIQRSGISKAGNSHLRTLLIEGAKGICKGQIGHKSKELRCRQDGNTADVIAYADRANTRLRSKYYRMIRHGKKRNVAVAAVARELACFVWAVMTGTIAFREA; from the coding sequence ATGGATGTCCATAGTTCGAATTACACTTTGTGTGCAATGGAGCCTGTGGTTGGGGCAGAGGACAGGGTCTTCGCCAACATCCAGGTACCCCCTGATTATAAAAACGTTCTCCAATTTATTGAGAACCTTAAAAAGAAACTTGGCCTTACCGATACTTATTCTGTTGAATGCGGCTACGAAGCCGGATGTCTTGGATACTCCTTATACCATCAGCTAACGAACGCCGGTGTAAAATGCGTCATTCTTGCGCCGAGCACAATGCTAGCCCCTCAGGGCAAGCGGGTGAAGACGGATGCACGTGATGCCAACATGATCGCCCAGTGTCTTTGCTATGGCGGGTATCATGCGGTTCATGTTCCCACCGATAAGGATGACTCTGTAAAAGAATATCTCCGTATGAGGGATGACCACAAACTGGCACTCAAGAAGATCAAACAGCAGATCAATGCTTTCTGCCTGCGTCATGGCTTCTTCTATGATGGCAACAAATGGACAATCAAGCACTGGAACTGGCTGAAGACACTTGAGGTGGATGATCTGCTGCGCGAGACCCTCGACGAGTATCTGGCATCCTATAAGGAACACTCATCAAAGATCGAACGCTTCGACAAACGGATCGAGGAACTTGCTGGCGATGATGATTACAAGGAAAGTGTCAAAAAGCTTGGCTGCGTTGTCGGTATAAAGACTCATACGGCACCTTCACTGATTGTAGAGACCGGCGATTTCAGTCGTTTTGCCAAAGGCAATACCTACGCTGCATTCCTCGGGCTTGCGCCGGGAGAATCTTCCAGTGGAACAAAGATCCAACGTAGCGGAATTTCAAAAGCTGGCAACAGTCATCTTCGTACGCTTCTCATTGAAGGGGCAAAAGGAATCTGCAAGGGACAGATCGGACATAAATCCAAGGAACTGCGCTGCAGGCAGGACGGAAATACAGCTGATGTCATTGCATATGCTGACAGAGCAAACACAAGACTTCGAAGCAAGTATTACCGGATGATCCGCCATGGGAAAAAAAGAAATGTAGCGGTTGCTGCAGTTGCCAGGGAACTTGCCTGCTTTGTATGGGCAGTGATGACAGGCACTATCGCTTTCAGAGAAGCCTAA